Proteins encoded in a region of the Vicia villosa cultivar HV-30 ecotype Madison, WI linkage group LG5, Vvil1.0, whole genome shotgun sequence genome:
- the LOC131607571 gene encoding probably inactive leucine-rich repeat receptor-like protein kinase At5g48380 — protein MMGFSNQFKDSFHHGLIAGYCFTATFIIVFYISYCLPTQLMKKRKNKNLQRKKTREMRKLPYQNAKQKLKKVGQKDKMLHVGLLELKRIQINKVGRLSYRINFTKVCHATKDFSKDNVIGVGVIGIMYKATLPNGCFLAVKRLHDSQLSIKRFELEIMLSGQYSHRNIVPLIGFCIEEQNERILVYQYMPNGKLSDWLNDDTTKLGWSRVIKIALGVARGLCCFHHGLHMVHLRISSECILLGNSFEPKISNVGAAIMNNDVNKNIGLMKKDVYDFGCLLFELIKGKKIGQISDGLSNITRVPFTTYPNLNPMNLLEDYSSFYDVMDEPINKKEFEDEVSALLRIACDCVHPLLEQRPTMLEVYSKMGNIWERDEICEDLDIVTSTTSRDTNSFGSE, from the exons ATGATGGGATTCTCTAACcaattcaaagattcatttcacCATGGTCTTATTGCTGGCTATTGTTTCACTGCAacttttatcattgttttttataTTTCCTATTGTCTACCCACACAACttatgaagaagagaaaaaataagAACCTTCAACGTAAGAAAACAAGAGAGATGCGCAAATTACCTTATCAGAACGCAAAACAG AAACTAAAGAAAGTTGGACAAAAAGACAAAATGTTGCATGTGGGGTTGTTAGAGCTGAAAAGAATACAG ATCAATAAAGTTGGAAGACTAAGTTATAGAATAAACTTCACAAAAGTCTGTCATGCAACAAAAGACTTTAGCAAGGACAATGTCATTGGGGTAGGAGTGATTGGAATAATGTACAAGGCAACACTTCCCAACGGTTGTTTCTTGGCAGTTAAGAGACTACATGATTCACAATTATCTATTAAAAGGTTCGAGTTAGAAATAATGCTATCGGGACAATACAGTCACAGAAACATAGTTCCCTTGATTGGTTTTTGCATAGAAGAACAAAATGAAAGAATTTTGGTGTATCAGTACATGCCAAATGGAAAACTTTCTGATTGGTTGAATGATGATACTACAAAACTAGGATGGTCAAGAGTTATCAAAATTGCACTTGGAGTAGCAAGAGGTTTATGTTGCTTCCATCATGGCTTGCATATGGTTCACCTTAGAATAAGTTCCGAGTGTATCTTGTTAGGGAACAGTTTTGAGCCAAAAATATCCAATGTTGGAGCGGCTATTATGAATAATGATGTGAACAAAAACATAGGACTTATGAAAAAGGATGTTTATGACTTTGGTTGTTTGCTTTTTGAGTTGATTAAGGGGAAGAAAATTGGCCAAATAAGTGATGGTTTAAGCAATATTACTAGAGTTCCTTTTACGACATACCCGAATCTGAATCCTATGAACTTATTGGAGGACTATTCTAGTTTCTATGATGTAATGGATGAACCTATAAACAAGAAAGAATTTGAAGATGAGGTGTCTGCTCTTCTTAGAATTGCCTGTGATTGTGTTCATCCTCTCCTTGAACAAAGACCTACTATGCTTGAGGTGTATAGCAAGATGGGTAACATATGGGAAAGAGATGAGATTTGTGAAGATCTTGACATTGTTACTTCTACTACAAGTAGAGACACCAATAGTTTTGGTAGTGAGTGA
- the LOC131607572 gene encoding branched-chain-amino-acid aminotransferase 6-like, whose amino-acid sequence MSFPFRSSLSFCRSLFHSSFLPHYQVPYRLSSSFHTKTRTTSFLLTMAPPSILRDNEDGSESGLGESHADMNWEGLGFSLTPTDYMHVMKCSKGEKFSQGSLVRYGNIEISPAAGILNYGQGIFEGLKAYRTEDGRILLFRPEENALRMKIGAERLCMPSPSVEQFVDAVKQTVLANKRWIPPTGKGTLYLRPLLIGTGAALGVAPSPEYTFLIYCSPVGNYHTGGALNLKVEDKFYRSIAGNGGTGGIKSVTNYAPVYTSTTEAKANGFSDVLFLDSATGKHIEEATACNVFVVKENVIFTPAIDGTILPGITRKTIIDIAMDLGYKVEECSISVEEMMSADEVFCTGTAVVVTSVASVTYKETRAEYKTGAETLSEKLRGILVGIQTGRVEDKKSWTVQVE is encoded by the exons ATGTCTTTTCCGTTCAGATCCTCATTATCATTTTGTAGATCTTTATTTCACTCCTCTTTTCTACCTCATTATCAAGTTCCGTACAGACTCAGTAGCAGTTTTCACACTAAAACAAG AACTACTTCATTTCTCTTAACCATGGCTCCTCCTTCTATTCTAAGGGACAATGAAGATGGTTCTGAAAG TGGTTTAGGTGAAAGTCATGCTGATATGAATTGGGAAGGACTTGGATTTAGTTTGACACCAACTGATTATATGCATGTCATGAAATGTTCAAAAGGAGAAAAGTTTTCACAAGGCTCGCTCGTTCGTTATGGAAACATTGAGATTAGCCCGGCAGCTGGTATATTGAACTATGGACAG GGAATCTTTGAGGGACTAAAAGCATATAGGACTGAAGATGGGCGTATCCTTCTATTTCGACCTGAAGAGAATGCTCTACGAATGAAGATAGGGGCTGAGAGGTTGTGTATGCCATCACCGTCAGTTGAGCAGTTTGTTGATGCTGTTAAGCAAACAGTTCTTGCCAATAAACGTTGG ATACCTCCTACAGGGAAAGGGACGCTTTATCTTAGGCCGTTGTTGATTGGAACAGGAGCTGCATTAGGCGTGGCTCCATCACCTGAGTACACTTTTCTCATTTATTGCTCCCCTGTGGGAAACTACCACACG GGCGGAGCATTAAACTTAAAAGTTGAGGATAAATTTTATCGATCAATAGCTGGCAATGGTGGAACAGGAGGAATCAAGAGTGTTACTAATTATGCCCCG GTATATACTTCAACAACTGAAGCAAAAGCCAATGGATTCTCTGATGTCTTGTTCTTGGACTCAGCAACTGGAAAACATATTGAGGAGGCTACCGCGTGCAATGTATTTGTTGTGAAG GAAAATGTTATCTTCACTCCGGCAATAGATGGAACCATTCTACCTGGGATCACACGAAAAACCATCATAGACATTGCCATGGATTTGGGTTATAAG GTCGAGGAATGTTCAATATCAGTGGAGGAAATGATGAGTGCTGATGAAGTGTTCTGCACAGGAACTGCAGTGGTTGTTACCTCTGTTGCATCTGTAACATATAAGGAGACAAG AGCTGAATATAAAACAGGAGCAGAAACATTGTCTGAAAAGCTACGAGGAATACTGGTCGGAATACAAACAGGGCGTGTTGAGGACAAAAAGTCATGGACAGTTCAAGTAGAATGA